The Commensalibacter nepenthis genome has a window encoding:
- the purU gene encoding formyltetrahydrofolate deformylase → MTNSNITEYVLTLSCPDQPGIVAAISTGLFEAKANILESQQHDDPSGRFFMRVVFALENQSELYEWLYTRLEALAGQFKMTWSLHNRSKRRRVMLMVSKMDHCLVDLLYRWRIGELPIEPVAIVANYPKEDYAHIEMKDIPFYYLPITKETKQEQEQKLWDVIKETRTELVVLARYMQILSADMIKKLPGQCINIHHSFLPGFKGAKAYHQAFARGVKLIGATAHYVTEDLDEGPIIEQDVERVSHRDVPEDLVRKGRDIERRVLAKAVRYHIEDRVILNGSKTVIFAD, encoded by the coding sequence ATGACCAATAGTAATATCACTGAATATGTATTAACCCTTTCTTGTCCTGACCAGCCAGGAATAGTAGCGGCGATTTCAACGGGGTTGTTCGAGGCAAAAGCGAATATTTTAGAATCTCAACAGCATGACGATCCTTCTGGGCGTTTTTTTATGCGTGTTGTGTTTGCTTTGGAAAATCAAAGTGAACTCTATGAGTGGCTATATACACGTTTAGAAGCTCTGGCTGGTCAGTTTAAAATGACATGGTCTTTGCATAATCGATCAAAACGCAGACGCGTGATGTTGATGGTTTCCAAAATGGATCATTGCTTGGTGGACTTGCTTTATCGTTGGCGGATAGGGGAGTTGCCGATTGAGCCAGTGGCGATTGTTGCGAATTATCCTAAAGAAGACTATGCACATATTGAAATGAAGGATATTCCTTTTTACTATTTGCCAATTACCAAGGAGACTAAGCAAGAGCAAGAACAGAAATTATGGGATGTTATCAAAGAAACTCGGACAGAGTTGGTTGTTCTGGCTCGTTATATGCAAATTCTATCTGCGGATATGATTAAAAAGCTACCAGGTCAGTGCATTAACATTCATCATTCTTTTTTGCCAGGATTTAAAGGAGCGAAAGCCTATCATCAAGCCTTTGCTCGTGGAGTAAAATTGATTGGTGCAACTGCACATTATGTCACCGAAGATCTTGATGAAGGACCAATTATTGAACAAGATGTTGAACGTGTCAGCCATCGTGATGTGCCAGAGGATTTGGTGCGTAAAGGTCGTGATATTGAACGACGTGTATTAGCCAAAGCCGTTCGTTATCATATCGAAGATCGTGTTATTCTCAACGGCAGCAAAACGGTTATTTTTGCTGATTAA
- a CDS encoding NUDIX hydrolase: MQPTEFKTLLNYIQQCNTAQLHQDFLPFRACNQIIGWIKPDFMQILYHYGVYKADDQIDTLPDTISLQALGEQLIKNNVIQTMNELFDVYPSPHAKPIGQIDRAVLPSLGIIGTGVHLNGLVKDGDETYLWVGKRSPHKRLDPNKLDHIVAGGIPAGYTHKTALIKEAEEEANISADLISKAEYTSMVTYSMVRPEGLRRDVLYCYDIWLPKKFQPTPNDGEAIGFELMKITDVYRRVCDTNDFKFNINLVLIDLFLRLGIISNKSANAQMLKVGLKGKLFP, from the coding sequence ATGCAACCCACTGAATTTAAAACATTATTAAACTATATACAACAATGTAATACAGCACAACTTCATCAAGATTTTTTACCTTTTCGTGCTTGCAATCAAATTATCGGATGGATTAAACCTGACTTTATGCAAATTTTATATCATTATGGCGTATATAAAGCAGACGACCAAATTGATACCCTACCCGATACAATTTCCCTTCAAGCATTAGGAGAACAATTGATTAAAAATAATGTCATTCAAACGATGAATGAATTATTTGACGTTTATCCTTCACCTCATGCAAAACCGATCGGACAAATTGACAGGGCTGTATTACCTTCTCTGGGTATAATTGGCACTGGTGTTCATCTCAATGGTTTGGTCAAAGATGGGGATGAAACCTATTTATGGGTTGGTAAACGATCCCCTCATAAACGCCTTGATCCAAACAAACTGGATCATATCGTCGCTGGTGGTATCCCAGCTGGATATACTCATAAAACAGCTTTAATAAAAGAAGCTGAAGAGGAAGCGAATATTTCAGCTGATCTTATTTCTAAAGCCGAATATACCAGTATGGTTACCTATAGCATGGTTCGTCCCGAAGGATTACGTCGAGATGTGTTATATTGTTATGATATATGGCTACCCAAAAAATTCCAACCCACTCCCAATGATGGTGAAGCAATCGGGTTTGAGCTGATGAAAATCACCGATGTTTATCGACGCGTTTGTGATACGAATGATTTTAAATTCAATATAAATCTTGTTTTAATTGATTTATTTTTACGCTTAGGCATTATTTCAAATAAATCTGCTAATGCACAAATGCTTAAAGTAGGATTAAAAGGGAAATTGTTTCCATAA
- a CDS encoding ABCB family ABC transporter ATP-binding protein/permease codes for MSRYTKFHFSAKDSNRSGWSTLLELLSYLWPKHQPMMRLQLVGATLLMIIAKVSALGIPYLYSKVVDILSKTHGQELVYIPVWLILGYGLIRIISSLCSELKDTVFAPLRFRVMRTITLRCFEHMHNLSLKFHLNRHTGAITRAIERGSEGVETILRVGVFSIVPTLIEALMVIIVIANLYDWRYTVLVCVAVLAYFLFTIWFTSWRIQIRRQMNEINNEANNRALDSLLNYETVKYFGNEAHEIKRYDESLARYEKASITTQMTLNGLNFGQSFIIAVALTSVMVLAAHDIVLGHFSVGKFVLINTYLMQLYQPLNFLGSVYSNLRKSIVDLENMFSLLSQAPEVDNHTETKHLPANLSEAGPAKIEFQDVYFGYDIEREILHGVSFVAEPGSQVAIVGPTGAGKSTISRLLFRFYDVNSGSVKIDGQDIRDYMQSNLRAAIGVVPQDTVLFNDTIEYNIAYGRLGCSKEEIEHAAKLAQIHDFILSLPDGYQTYVGERGLKLSGGEKQRIAIARAILKNPRILILDEATSALDSRTEQEIQQALDRVAKGRTVVTIAHRLSTIIHSDLILVMIDGKIKEQGTHEFLLAKNGFYASMWAIQAKQSDE; via the coding sequence ATGTCACGATACACCAAATTTCATTTTTCTGCCAAAGATAGTAACCGATCAGGTTGGTCAACTTTGCTTGAGTTATTGTCTTATTTATGGCCTAAACACCAGCCTATGATGCGATTGCAATTAGTTGGTGCAACATTGCTGATGATTATTGCCAAAGTCTCAGCCCTCGGTATCCCTTATTTATACAGTAAAGTTGTCGATATTTTGTCCAAAACGCATGGACAAGAGTTGGTCTATATTCCTGTATGGCTAATTTTAGGATATGGACTGATCCGTATTATTTCCAGTTTATGTTCAGAGTTAAAAGATACCGTTTTTGCACCTTTGCGTTTTAGGGTGATGCGTACAATTACGTTACGATGTTTTGAACATATGCATAATCTTTCTTTGAAATTTCACCTTAATCGTCATACAGGTGCCATTACACGTGCGATTGAACGCGGTAGTGAAGGGGTTGAAACGATCCTAAGAGTTGGAGTTTTTAGTATTGTTCCAACTTTGATCGAAGCACTGATGGTTATTATTGTCATCGCAAATCTATACGATTGGCGATATACTGTTTTGGTTTGTGTGGCTGTTTTGGCATATTTTTTGTTCACGATTTGGTTTACGTCGTGGCGTATACAAATTCGTCGCCAAATGAATGAGATCAATAATGAAGCGAATAATCGTGCATTAGATAGCTTATTAAATTACGAAACAGTAAAATATTTCGGTAATGAGGCCCACGAAATTAAACGCTATGATGAATCGTTGGCTCGTTATGAAAAAGCATCTATTACAACGCAAATGACGTTGAATGGGCTAAATTTTGGACAATCTTTTATTATTGCCGTGGCATTGACCTCTGTGATGGTGTTGGCGGCGCATGATATTGTGTTGGGGCATTTTTCCGTAGGTAAATTCGTGTTAATCAACACCTATTTGATGCAATTATATCAACCGTTAAATTTCCTCGGCAGCGTTTATTCGAATCTTAGAAAATCGATCGTCGATTTGGAAAATATGTTTTCGTTGCTTTCGCAAGCTCCTGAGGTTGATAATCATACAGAGACCAAACATTTGCCTGCTAATCTTTCAGAAGCAGGACCAGCTAAGATCGAATTTCAAGATGTATATTTTGGCTATGATATAGAAAGAGAAATCCTTCATGGGGTCAGCTTTGTAGCCGAACCAGGCAGTCAAGTTGCGATTGTTGGACCAACGGGGGCAGGGAAATCAACGATTAGTCGTTTGTTATTCCGTTTTTATGATGTCAATTCAGGTTCCGTCAAAATTGATGGACAGGATATTCGTGACTATATGCAATCGAATTTACGGGCTGCGATAGGGGTTGTTCCTCAAGACACGGTTCTTTTTAATGATACGATTGAATATAATATCGCTTATGGTCGTTTAGGGTGCAGTAAAGAAGAAATAGAACATGCGGCAAAATTAGCACAAATACACGATTTTATTCTAAGCTTACCCGATGGTTATCAAACATATGTAGGGGAGCGCGGATTAAAATTATCAGGCGGTGAAAAGCAACGTATTGCGATTGCTAGGGCAATTTTAAAGAATCCTCGAATTCTGATTTTAGACGAGGCTACGAGTGCGTTAGATAGCCGAACAGAACAAGAGATACAACAAGCTTTGGATAGGGTGGCGAAAGGGCGAACGGTTGTCACGATTGCTCATCGTTTATCAACGATTATTCATTCCGATTTAATTTTAGTGATGATTGATGGCAAGATTAAGGAACAAGGCACCCACGAATTTTTGCTTGCAAAAAATGGTTTTTATGCCAGTATGTGGGCAATTCAAGCAAAACAATCTGATGAATAA
- the rpmB gene encoding 50S ribosomal protein L28: MSRRCQITGKGVLTGNNVSHANNKNRRRFLPNLQDYSLLSEILGQSIRLRVTNHGLRTIEHNGGLDNFLLTTPNRKLTEEAMVIKRRILQARNKKLAATA, encoded by the coding sequence ATGTCTCGCCGTTGCCAAATTACAGGCAAAGGTGTGTTGACAGGAAATAATGTCAGTCACGCCAACAATAAAAATCGCCGTCGTTTCTTGCCTAACTTGCAAGATTATTCTTTGTTGTCTGAAATTCTAGGACAATCAATTCGTTTGCGTGTTACCAATCATGGGTTACGCACCATTGAACATAATGGTGGTCTTGATAACTTTTTGTTAACAACACCGAATCGCAAGCTTACAGAAGAAGCAATGGTTATTAAACGCCGTATTCTTCAAGCACGTAATAAGAAATTAGCTGCAACAGCTTAA
- the fusA gene encoding elongation factor G produces MSAQSELSKIRNIGITAHIDAGKTTTTERILYYTGVSHKIGEVHDGNTTTDYMDQERERGITITSAAVTCEWKNHRINIIDTPGHIDFNIEVNRSLRVLDGAVFVIEGVAGVQPQSETNWRLADRYNVPRVIYINKLDRTGANFDYAFSTLKEKLDIIAIPLQFPIGAEENLQGIVDLVEMKALIWEGDELGAKFNVVEIPEELKEKAAEWRQNLLDTALAVDDAAMEEYFEKGDVSVEVLKKCIKKGTISGEFRPVVCGSSFKNKGVQPLLDAIIDYLPAPDDVEGIRIAPPEDEEVDENTLPIIPVDPDGKFAGLAFKIINDKYGSLTFVRVYRGVLRSGDTVLNTTHGHKERIGRIFQMHADKRLELKEVHAGDIAAFVGLKDTKTGDTLADSSDPVVLERMQFPVPVIDISVEPKTKEAVEKMTLALQKLAAEDPSLQLKTDQETGQTILSGMGELHLDIIIDRLRREYGVDANIGAPQVAYRETITQSHTETYTHKKQSGGAGQFAEVKIIFEPTERNDGIVFENKIVGGSVPKEYIPAVDKGIRNQASSGVLAGFPTVDFKFTLVDGKYHDVDSSALAFEIAGKACFREGMKKAGPVILEPIMDVEITTPNDHVGDVVGDLNRRRGMIQNQETAGSTVMVRAYVPLKEMFGYISDLRSMTKGRASFTMQFHHYDPVPRNVADEIINQSS; encoded by the coding sequence TTGTCCGCCCAGTCTGAACTTTCAAAAATCCGTAATATAGGTATTACCGCACATATTGATGCTGGTAAAACAACAACAACTGAACGTATTTTATATTACACTGGTGTTTCTCATAAGATTGGTGAGGTTCACGATGGAAACACCACAACCGATTACATGGATCAGGAACGTGAAAGAGGAATTACCATTACCTCTGCTGCCGTGACTTGTGAATGGAAAAATCATCGTATTAACATCATCGACACCCCAGGTCACATCGATTTTAACATCGAAGTGAACCGTTCTTTGCGTGTTCTTGATGGTGCTGTGTTTGTTATTGAAGGTGTTGCTGGTGTTCAACCACAATCTGAAACAAACTGGCGTTTGGCTGATCGTTATAATGTTCCACGTGTGATTTATATCAATAAATTAGATCGTACGGGTGCTAATTTCGATTACGCATTCAGCACATTAAAAGAAAAATTAGACATTATTGCAATTCCTTTGCAATTCCCAATTGGAGCTGAAGAAAATCTTCAAGGTATTGTTGACCTTGTGGAAATGAAAGCATTGATTTGGGAAGGTGATGAACTCGGCGCGAAATTTAACGTTGTTGAAATCCCAGAAGAATTAAAAGAAAAAGCTGCTGAATGGCGTCAAAATTTATTAGATACCGCTTTGGCTGTTGATGATGCCGCAATGGAAGAATACTTTGAAAAAGGTGATGTTTCCGTTGAAGTTCTTAAGAAATGTATTAAAAAGGGTACGATTTCTGGTGAATTCCGTCCAGTAGTTTGCGGTTCATCTTTCAAAAATAAAGGCGTTCAACCTTTGTTAGATGCAATTATTGATTACTTGCCAGCACCTGATGATGTTGAAGGTATTCGTATTGCTCCTCCTGAAGATGAAGAAGTTGACGAAAACACATTGCCAATTATTCCAGTTGATCCAGATGGAAAATTTGCAGGCCTAGCATTTAAAATCATCAATGATAAATATGGTTCATTGACATTCGTTCGTGTTTATCGTGGCGTTTTACGTTCTGGTGATACAGTATTAAATACAACGCACGGTCATAAAGAACGTATTGGTCGTATTTTCCAAATGCATGCTGATAAACGTCTTGAATTAAAAGAAGTTCATGCTGGTGATATTGCTGCGTTCGTTGGATTAAAAGATACAAAAACAGGGGATACTCTGGCAGATTCTTCTGATCCAGTTGTGTTGGAACGTATGCAGTTCCCAGTACCTGTTATTGATATTTCTGTTGAGCCAAAAACTAAAGAAGCAGTGGAAAAAATGACCCTTGCTTTACAAAAATTGGCTGCTGAAGATCCTTCTTTGCAATTAAAAACAGATCAAGAAACTGGACAAACCATCCTTTCTGGTATGGGTGAGTTGCATCTTGACATTATTATTGATCGTTTACGCCGTGAATATGGTGTTGATGCGAATATTGGTGCGCCTCAGGTTGCTTATCGCGAAACAATTACTCAGTCTCATACTGAAACTTACACACACAAAAAACAATCTGGTGGTGCAGGTCAGTTCGCTGAAGTTAAGATTATTTTTGAACCTACCGAACGTAATGATGGTATTGTGTTTGAAAATAAAATTGTTGGTGGTTCTGTTCCAAAAGAATATATCCCAGCTGTTGATAAAGGGATCAGAAACCAAGCATCTTCTGGTGTTCTAGCTGGCTTCCCAACGGTTGACTTTAAGTTTACATTGGTTGACGGTAAATACCATGATGTTGACTCTTCTGCATTAGCGTTCGAAATCGCTGGTAAAGCTTGTTTCCGTGAAGGTATGAAAAAAGCTGGTCCAGTTATTCTTGAACCAATTATGGATGTTGAAATTACCACACCAAACGATCACGTTGGTGACGTGGTGGGTGATCTTAACCGTCGTCGTGGTATGATCCAAAACCAAGAAACAGCAGGTAGCACCGTTATGGTTCGTGCTTATGTTCCTTTGAAAGAAATGTTTGGATATATTTCTGACCTACGTTCAATGACAAAAGGTCGTGCATCATTTACAATGCAATTCCATCATTATGATCCAGTGCCACGTAATGTGGCTGATGAAATTATCAATCAATCTTCATAA
- a CDS encoding acyltransferase family protein, which yields MDVKRFDAVDGLRGGLAVSVLLSHLVGSIIGWSENRPFVGAYISVVYFFIMSGFVLSYAHAKGNFIKYCLTRLARLWPLMFISTVLMVILYKYNQYHGGYVSSLDVFSPMVFLKNILFLHGVYWYDFKLINEPSWSISLEFWISLLIPLLFTRLNFIIKVIAATSVFIALLYFYRSGVPPNLLTAFVSMLIGSICYDLTKKIWFIELLKDKFFSIFVLFALAVCCIGVYGQTHNILDYFYIVAFIPLMFVDFLDPETIIYKILTYRFFIFLGYISFPLYLLHESVIISGFLYRRDSVFLAIVTGLTVSIFVAYIYARYVDFYLYKYLKGQIKKLPF from the coding sequence ATGGATGTAAAAAGGTTTGATGCAGTTGATGGGCTTCGTGGTGGGTTAGCTGTTAGTGTTTTGCTGAGTCATCTAGTTGGATCAATAATCGGATGGTCTGAAAATAGACCGTTTGTTGGTGCTTATATTAGTGTTGTATATTTTTTTATTATGTCAGGTTTTGTATTATCGTATGCACATGCCAAAGGTAATTTTATCAAATACTGCTTAACAAGGTTGGCTCGTTTATGGCCATTAATGTTTATCTCTACAGTTTTGATGGTTATATTATACAAATATAATCAATATCATGGAGGCTATGTATCAAGTCTTGATGTGTTTTCTCCAATGGTATTCCTTAAAAATATTTTATTTTTACATGGTGTTTATTGGTATGATTTTAAATTAATCAATGAACCTTCATGGAGTATAAGTCTAGAATTTTGGATTTCACTATTAATACCACTTCTTTTTACAAGATTAAATTTTATAATTAAAGTTATTGCAGCGACTTCTGTATTTATAGCTTTATTGTATTTCTATCGCTCTGGTGTGCCGCCGAATTTGTTGACTGCATTTGTTTCCATGTTGATTGGCTCAATCTGTTATGATCTTACAAAGAAAATATGGTTTATAGAATTACTTAAGGACAAGTTCTTTTCGATATTTGTCTTATTTGCTCTTGCAGTATGTTGTATAGGTGTTTACGGACAAACGCATAATATCTTAGATTATTTTTATATAGTTGCTTTTATTCCGTTGATGTTTGTTGATTTTCTAGATCCTGAAACTATCATATATAAAATTTTGACATACCGTTTCTTCATTTTCTTAGGTTATATAAGCTTTCCACTTTATCTGTTGCATGAATCAGTTATAATTTCAGGATTCTTATATAGAAGAGACTCTGTTTTTCTTGCAATTGTTACTGGCTTAACTGTATCAATATTTGTTGCTTATATTTATGCAAGATACGTTGATTTTTATTTATATAAATATTTAAAAGGTCAAATTAAAAAATTACCATTTTGA
- a CDS encoding GlsB/YeaQ/YmgE family stress response membrane protein, whose product MSIIWAIIIGFIIGAIAKFLMPGKQPGGFIITVILGIAGSSFATWLGKALKIYHEGQSAGFIFSVIGALILLYIYKKAVEVMYNQN is encoded by the coding sequence ATGTCAATTATTTGGGCAATTATTATTGGTTTTATTATAGGTGCCATTGCTAAGTTTTTAATGCCAGGGAAACAACCTGGTGGTTTCATCATTACGGTAATTCTAGGGATTGCTGGATCAAGCTTTGCAACATGGTTAGGTAAAGCATTAAAAATATATCACGAAGGACAAAGTGCAGGCTTTATTTTCTCAGTTATTGGTGCCTTGATCCTTTTATATATTTATAAAAAAGCTGTCGAAGTTATGTATAACCAAAATTAA
- a CDS encoding phosphoenolpyruvate carboxylase: MNNNSASPSEILNQLVTLTTQLMSKHNHEPTENPVLTLSQKIKQQLKTGQISFDHLKEIIQHLRDSAFLSHAIHLRKYVNNPDKEIIETRIETIIQNIVQQATISSEPNTKESFECFKSLVEKTQFAAVFTAHPTFSIANAVYTALADIASHPIDKDTQVPFFSTHRRAEAPTLKEELDLAIYAIERARNALDLFNNHIFDAAQKYWSDYWTDLTPCSILLSSWVGYDTDGRTDIGWWDSLNIRLKMKELQLQRLYNQLEPIQNGCEDLKQRVSLALKTVKNQKLHCPTNDDPDQFSDFARELIENRQDALLSSDDLLPLFDQALTQVNDNHKVDLLIARAGFMSHGLSLCHTHMRLNSVQIHNMARQRLGITSNPDNRSHTRTLFNTINTALENVTQIPVDFGSLLTEKASASTLMMLLTQIIKHIDTKTPIRFLIAETENGYTLLVALWLARLFGIEKQIEISPLFETDNALQHGANIIEQALRSPHWRDYLRHTGKLCLQFGYSDSGRFIGQIAATYQIEKLRQKIAALLKKYDLTDVNLILFDTHGESMGRGGHPFSMEDRLKYLSPKKTELVFEKNGICTRQETSFQGGDGYLLFGSQAMANATISIIAKHIYNFELDEEDPIYEESDFSADFFSTISSEMKDLVKDKGYGTLLSAFGPALIDRTGSRPAVRPSDTSSSVTTIKHPRQLRAIPNNAILQQLGWCANTLQGLGTAASANPETFQEMLKHSPRFRLSLDFARHALKHSNSTVLRAIIYMLDPGIWLDRANSEDNPHLRESYLSLAKGLRRMDLWASTQAMFQRVQADNITLLSIWDEAPSMDAKEILLHAIRLTIIEEIWMLSTQIPYFSPYHDFSREALETKILSLEIPTALNVLLHVFPQAKEHVSDLYFYEPKAPRNEGAYAMDDRQIFKPIRRNFDLIREISVALIHRLHAFG, translated from the coding sequence ATGAATAACAATTCAGCGTCTCCTTCCGAAATTTTGAATCAATTGGTTACATTAACCACTCAATTAATGTCTAAACATAACCATGAACCAACAGAAAACCCAGTATTAACCTTATCACAAAAAATAAAACAACAGTTAAAAACTGGTCAAATTTCTTTCGATCATTTAAAAGAAATCATTCAACATTTAAGAGATTCTGCATTTTTATCACATGCTATACATTTACGAAAATATGTAAATAATCCTGATAAAGAAATTATTGAAACCCGTATTGAAACAATTATTCAAAATATTGTGCAACAAGCCACCATATCGTCTGAACCCAATACAAAGGAAAGTTTTGAGTGTTTCAAATCCCTCGTGGAAAAAACCCAGTTTGCTGCTGTCTTTACAGCACACCCCACCTTTTCAATAGCAAATGCGGTTTATACTGCGCTTGCAGATATCGCCAGCCATCCAATTGATAAAGACACTCAGGTTCCTTTTTTTTCAACCCACCGCAGAGCCGAAGCGCCCACTTTAAAAGAAGAATTAGACCTGGCAATTTACGCCATTGAACGGGCTAGAAACGCGTTGGATTTGTTTAATAACCATATTTTTGATGCTGCACAAAAATATTGGTCTGATTATTGGACTGATTTAACGCCTTGCTCTATTTTATTAAGCAGCTGGGTTGGCTATGATACTGATGGGCGGACAGATATTGGCTGGTGGGACAGTCTTAATATTCGTTTAAAAATGAAGGAATTGCAACTACAACGTTTATATAATCAACTTGAACCTATTCAAAATGGATGTGAAGACTTAAAACAACGTGTTTCCCTTGCCTTAAAAACGGTTAAAAACCAAAAACTACATTGCCCCACAAATGATGATCCAGATCAATTTTCAGATTTTGCCAGAGAACTAATCGAAAATCGTCAAGATGCCTTGTTATCAAGCGATGACTTACTTCCACTTTTTGATCAAGCACTCACTCAAGTCAATGACAATCATAAAGTTGATTTATTGATTGCACGTGCTGGATTTATGAGCCATGGGTTAAGTCTTTGTCATACACATATGCGGTTAAATTCTGTCCAAATTCATAATATGGCACGCCAGCGTTTAGGGATTACCAGCAATCCTGATAATCGTTCCCACACAAGAACATTATTTAATACAATCAACACAGCTTTGGAAAATGTAACTCAAATTCCTGTTGATTTTGGATCGTTGCTTACTGAAAAAGCATCTGCCAGCACATTAATGATGCTATTAACACAAATTATTAAGCATATTGACACCAAAACCCCTATTCGTTTTTTGATCGCAGAAACTGAGAACGGATATACATTATTAGTTGCTCTCTGGTTAGCACGCCTATTTGGTATCGAAAAGCAAATCGAGATTTCACCTTTATTTGAAACAGATAATGCTTTACAACATGGCGCAAATATTATCGAACAAGCATTAAGATCACCTCATTGGAGAGACTATCTACGTCATACAGGTAAATTATGTTTGCAATTTGGGTACTCAGATTCAGGTCGCTTCATTGGTCAAATCGCAGCAACATATCAAATTGAAAAATTACGCCAAAAAATTGCTGCCTTATTGAAAAAATATGATTTAACCGATGTCAATCTTATTCTTTTTGATACACACGGAGAAAGCATGGGGCGCGGTGGTCATCCATTCAGCATGGAAGACCGTCTAAAATATTTATCTCCTAAAAAAACAGAACTTGTGTTTGAAAAGAATGGAATATGCACACGTCAAGAAACTTCATTTCAAGGTGGCGATGGCTATTTACTGTTTGGATCACAAGCAATGGCAAACGCAACCATCAGTATCATTGCCAAGCATATTTATAATTTCGAGCTTGATGAAGAAGATCCTATTTACGAAGAAAGCGATTTTAGTGCTGATTTCTTCTCTACCATAAGCTCTGAAATGAAAGATTTGGTCAAAGACAAAGGATATGGAACCTTATTAAGTGCCTTTGGTCCTGCTTTAATTGATCGCACTGGATCTCGCCCTGCTGTCAGACCAAGTGATACCTCCTCTAGCGTCACCACAATTAAGCATCCCAGACAATTGCGTGCTATTCCTAATAACGCAATTTTGCAACAGCTTGGATGGTGTGCCAACACATTACAAGGTTTAGGTACTGCGGCATCAGCAAACCCTGAAACCTTCCAAGAAATGTTAAAACATAGTCCTCGATTTAGACTGTCTCTTGACTTTGCGCGCCATGCTTTGAAACATTCCAACTCTACCGTTCTACGTGCCATTATCTATATGTTAGATCCTGGGATTTGGCTGGACAGAGCTAATTCAGAAGATAACCCCCATTTACGGGAATCCTATCTTTCTTTGGCAAAAGGTCTAAGAAGAATGGATTTATGGGCCAGCACTCAAGCCATGTTCCAACGGGTGCAAGCGGATAATATTACCTTGTTATCTATTTGGGATGAAGCCCCCAGCATGGATGCCAAAGAAATCTTGCTTCATGCTATTCGATTAACCATCATCGAAGAAATATGGATGCTTTCAACGCAAATTCCATATTTCTCTCCGTATCATGATTTCAGCAGAGAGGCACTCGAAACAAAAATTCTCTCATTAGAAATCCCAACAGCGTTAAATGTGTTGTTACATGTATTTCCACAAGCCAAAGAACATGTCTCTGATCTATATTTTTATGAACCCAAAGCCCCGCGTAACGAAGGTGCCTATGCAATGGATGATCGTCAAATCTTTAAACCTATCCGAAGAAATTTTGACCTTATACGTGAAATAAGTGTTGCATTAATTCACAGGTTACACGCTTTTGGTTAA